The Aminithiophilus ramosus genome contains a region encoding:
- a CDS encoding RpnC/YadD family protein gives MLRSVLPDLASDLDPTRPVTFLDKELRRLARFTRKAEGGDPDSNRYVDLLADVPLAEGESAWILLHAEVQGRGGNENFPLRMHRYRGLLEGRYRRPVVGLAFLIEPLPPIQSQGCYLWERYGTRVLYEFPVVKIFEGDEEKLKASDNPFDLAHLAGLRAWKSRGNEARKLDYLKEMLLLLDDRGWSHDEKAQLLVFMEGVIHITDDESSREYEEWEEELERDKEARRMYVSISERKGIKKGMEKGMEKGMEKGMEKGSERARVQMAGRMLARGMDVATVADLTELPESRVRALAEGRE, from the coding sequence ATGCTCCGGTCCGTCCTTCCCGACCTGGCCTCCGACCTCGATCCGACTCGCCCCGTCACCTTCCTCGACAAAGAACTTCGCCGTCTCGCCCGGTTCACCCGAAAGGCCGAAGGGGGAGACCCCGACTCGAACCGCTACGTCGACCTTCTGGCCGACGTCCCACTCGCGGAAGGAGAGAGCGCCTGGATTCTCCTCCACGCCGAAGTCCAGGGAAGGGGAGGCAACGAAAACTTCCCCCTCAGGATGCACCGCTACCGAGGCCTTCTTGAGGGGCGCTACCGAAGGCCCGTCGTCGGCTTGGCCTTCCTCATCGAGCCGCTCCCGCCGATCCAGTCGCAGGGCTGCTATCTTTGGGAACGATACGGCACCCGAGTCCTCTACGAATTCCCCGTCGTGAAGATCTTCGAAGGAGACGAAGAGAAACTGAAAGCCAGCGACAACCCCTTCGACCTGGCCCACCTGGCGGGCCTGCGCGCCTGGAAAAGCCGTGGGAACGAGGCGCGCAAGCTGGACTACCTGAAGGAAATGCTGCTTCTTCTCGACGATCGGGGCTGGAGCCACGACGAAAAGGCCCAGCTGCTTGTCTTCATGGAAGGCGTCATCCACATCACCGACGACGAGAGTTCCCGGGAATACGAGGAATGGGAAGAGGAACTGGAACGGGACAAGGAGGCGAGACGCATGTATGTCAGCATCAGCGAGAGAAAAGGGATAAAGAAGGGCATGGAGAAGGGCATGGAAAAGGGCATGGAGAAAGGCATGGAAAAGGGAAGTGAACGCGCTCGGGTTCAGATGGCTGGCCGCATGCTGGCCCGGGGCATGGATGTGGCGACCGTCGCCGATCTGACGGAGCTGCCCGAGAGTCGGGTGCGCGCTCTGGCCGAGGGGCGCGAATGA
- a CDS encoding S8 family serine peptidase produces MIGLFVLLGLSGAAFAGSYLVYPGEGLTTASLSEAAAEGGALEGRVTREMPLSGALVAELSEEEAAGLSPRFSLVPADLPLYPAADPLVDADGHGTAVTGIVVGDRTGVCPYVEVVPVKVADDDGGTSTLWIQDALEHVISLAKGDLKGKKIIVNFSYSTTGNLTAPDSQYATFFANLYKSLASYNIFFVSAAGNSGLNLSAGYYAYPASVSASNEVTASAYRQSGSSVALDKTMNYGYDVVETAAPGTAVVTTNTLGGYTYMDGTSFAAPYVTGIAAYLWANQPGLTPTGVKEALLAMSTGRPAMDVIAGGPLSPELLMDPLPSGATSIPAAYTPHASAWQLDNVAVLRDYPDAFDFSDVVVVVWDTGVAADHPDLTAHLRTALAHDATAASASSSDGGGGGCSLGFAPASLLLVIPALLAAGRR; encoded by the coding sequence GTGATCGGTCTTTTCGTGCTTCTGGGCCTTTCCGGCGCGGCTTTCGCCGGGAGCTATCTGGTTTACCCGGGGGAGGGTCTCACGACGGCCTCTCTTTCCGAGGCGGCCGCCGAGGGCGGCGCCCTGGAGGGCAGGGTGACTCGCGAGATGCCCCTTTCGGGCGCCCTCGTGGCGGAGCTTTCAGAGGAGGAGGCCGCCGGTCTTTCCCCCCGCTTTTCCCTCGTCCCGGCCGATCTGCCCCTCTACCCGGCCGCCGATCCCCTCGTCGACGCGGACGGCCACGGCACGGCCGTGACGGGCATCGTCGTCGGCGACAGGACCGGAGTCTGTCCCTACGTGGAGGTCGTTCCCGTCAAGGTGGCCGATGACGACGGCGGCACCAGCACCCTCTGGATTCAGGACGCCCTGGAGCATGTCATTTCCCTGGCGAAGGGCGACCTGAAGGGGAAGAAGATCATCGTCAATTTCAGCTACAGCACGACGGGGAACCTGACGGCTCCCGACAGTCAGTACGCGACCTTTTTCGCCAACCTCTACAAGTCGCTGGCTTCCTACAACATCTTCTTCGTCTCCGCCGCCGGCAACAGCGGGCTGAATCTCAGCGCGGGCTATTACGCCTACCCCGCCTCCGTCTCGGCCTCCAACGAGGTGACGGCTTCGGCCTACAGGCAGAGCGGGAGCTCCGTCGCCCTCGACAAGACGATGAATTACGGCTACGATGTCGTCGAGACGGCCGCTCCGGGGACGGCCGTGGTGACGACGAACACGCTGGGCGGATATACCTACATGGACGGGACCTCTTTCGCGGCTCCCTACGTGACGGGCATCGCCGCCTATCTCTGGGCCAACCAGCCGGGCCTGACGCCGACGGGCGTCAAGGAGGCCCTTCTCGCCATGTCGACGGGACGTCCCGCCATGGACGTCATCGCCGGAGGCCCCCTTTCTCCCGAGCTGCTCATGGATCCTCTGCCTTCGGGAGCCACGTCGATTCCCGCGGCCTACACGCCGCACGCCAGCGCCTGGCAGCTGGACAACGTGGCCGTCCTGCGCGACTACCCCGACGCCTTCGACTTCAGCGACGTCGTCGTCGTCGTCTGGGATACGGGCGTGGCCGCCGATCATCCCGATCTGACGGCACATCTGAGGACGGCCCTCGCTCACGATGCGACGGCGGCCTCGGCCTCCTCTTCCGACGGAGGGGGCGGCGGCTGCTCCCTGGGCTTCGCCCCGGCCTCGCTGCTGTTGGTGATTCCGGCCCTTCTGGCGGCAGGGCGGCGGTAG
- a CDS encoding TRAP transporter permease, giving the protein MRKLTGPVQTGIYLYVLALGLFHLYTALFGTYEAYLQRTIHLTWVFPLAYLLYPVSSKAPKESVPWYDWVLAAISVVPGVYSIFNYEEIAYRVVQVDPVTTVQLVLGLILLFALLEATRRVVGWPLAVIAGFFAAYMYVGHWMPGIMQGLSFTLPEVVEQLYLTDEGIFSIPLGVSATFVMVFLIFGGFLEKSGIGSYFMEFAQAFTGTAAGGPAKIAVVSSALFGSISGSAVANVYGTGTFTIPLMKRIGYPAYFAGAVEAVASSGGQIMPPIMGAGAFIMASLLGVQYKEIMIAALLPAFLYYGAVLLMVHLGALKNGLKGLSPEDLPKKRDVLRRIYMMIPVVGLVYLLLAGYTPMLAAVLGILLAWVVSLFSPEHRMGPKAILDAIYIGARNVPVVCIACATAGIVVGSVALTGFGFKFVGLVFSLAQDIPFLALLLIMLVSLVLGMGLPTTSAYILAAALGVPTLAKLGFPVLSAHFFVFYYAIVSNITPPVALAAYAASSVADASPNKTGFAAMRLGVLAFIVPFAFCYDIGVLWHGTLVQNLAATAGGIAAVFALGYAMLAFIHRPLVLWQRCAFVAVGLLCFFPFLSVKAVGIAGTIVLYLLWRGPAKA; this is encoded by the coding sequence TTGCGAAAACTCACAGGTCCCGTTCAGACGGGGATCTACCTCTACGTTCTGGCCCTGGGACTCTTCCACCTCTACACGGCCCTCTTCGGCACCTACGAAGCCTATCTGCAGCGCACGATCCACCTCACCTGGGTTTTCCCTCTCGCCTACCTGCTCTATCCCGTCTCGTCCAAAGCGCCCAAAGAGAGCGTTCCCTGGTACGACTGGGTCCTGGCCGCGATTTCCGTCGTCCCCGGCGTCTACAGCATCTTCAACTACGAGGAGATCGCCTACCGCGTCGTCCAGGTCGACCCCGTCACGACGGTCCAGCTCGTGCTGGGCCTGATCCTCCTCTTCGCCCTTCTCGAGGCGACGCGGCGCGTCGTCGGCTGGCCTCTGGCCGTCATCGCCGGATTCTTCGCCGCCTACATGTACGTCGGCCACTGGATGCCCGGCATCATGCAGGGCCTTTCCTTCACCCTGCCCGAAGTGGTGGAGCAGCTCTACCTCACCGACGAGGGCATCTTCTCCATCCCCCTGGGCGTCTCGGCCACCTTCGTCATGGTCTTCCTCATCTTCGGCGGCTTCCTCGAAAAAAGCGGCATCGGCAGCTACTTCATGGAATTCGCCCAGGCCTTCACCGGCACGGCCGCCGGCGGACCGGCCAAAATCGCCGTCGTCAGCTCGGCCCTCTTCGGCTCCATCTCGGGATCGGCCGTGGCCAACGTCTACGGGACGGGAACGTTCACCATCCCCCTCATGAAACGCATCGGCTACCCGGCCTATTTCGCCGGAGCCGTCGAGGCCGTCGCCAGCTCGGGCGGCCAGATCATGCCTCCCATCATGGGCGCCGGGGCCTTCATCATGGCCTCCCTCCTGGGCGTCCAGTACAAGGAGATCATGATCGCCGCCCTCCTGCCGGCCTTCCTCTACTACGGCGCCGTCCTCCTCATGGTCCACCTGGGGGCCCTCAAAAACGGTCTCAAAGGCCTCTCGCCCGAGGATCTGCCCAAAAAAAGAGACGTCCTCCGCCGGATCTACATGATGATTCCCGTCGTCGGCCTCGTCTACCTCCTGCTGGCGGGGTACACGCCCATGCTGGCCGCCGTCCTGGGCATCCTCCTGGCCTGGGTCGTCTCCCTTTTCTCGCCCGAGCACCGCATGGGCCCCAAGGCCATTCTGGACGCCATCTACATCGGCGCCAGAAACGTCCCCGTCGTCTGCATCGCCTGCGCCACGGCGGGCATCGTCGTCGGCTCCGTGGCTCTGACGGGATTCGGCTTCAAATTCGTCGGCCTCGTCTTCTCCCTGGCCCAGGACATTCCCTTCCTGGCTCTCCTCCTCATCATGCTCGTCTCCCTCGTCCTGGGCATGGGCCTTCCCACGACGAGCGCCTACATCCTCGCCGCCGCCCTGGGCGTGCCCACCCTGGCCAAACTGGGCTTTCCCGTCCTCTCGGCCCACTTCTTCGTCTTCTACTACGCCATCGTCTCCAACATCACCCCTCCCGTGGCCCTCGCCGCCTATGCGGCGAGCTCCGTCGCCGACGCCAGCCCCAACAAGACGGGCTTCGCCGCCATGCGCCTGGGGGTCCTGGCCTTCATCGTCCCCTTCGCCTTCTGCTACGACATCGGCGTCCTCTGGCACGGCACCCTCGTCCAGAACCTGGCCGCCACGGCGGGCGGAATCGCCGCCGTCTTCGCCTTAGGCTACGCCATGCTGGCCTTCATCCATCGCCCTCTGGTCCTCTGGCAGCGGTGCGCCTTCGTCGCCGTCGGCCTTCTCTGCTTCTTCCCCTTCCTCTCCGTCAAGGCCGTCGGGATCGCCGGCACGATCGTCCTCTATCTTCTCTGGCGAGGGCCGGCAAAGGCCTGA
- the cobT gene encoding nicotinate mononucleotide-dependent phosphoribosyltransferase CobT: MFILTISATELSRVPGLSAAGANVDVLPYTAPADADLLCWGRPRVIDAVPVDPMGHPTPAIITRAAQLEASFPAVTLRAGSFLPPAAPHVEMGTDPGEDPRLTCAVPKGREIFERARDFAGQIARGLPRVVLAESIPGGTTTAYLLLRALGYNGMVSSAGPDNPVPVKEQVWRDVQARLEREGRPAEALDLACQVGDPMQLTVAGLVAGLPVETEITLAGGTQMLAVAALIRHIPVPRAVRVATTIYVARDRSAHFSELASQIGVHTWTAPLDFSASPWPGLADYEKGYVKEGVGAGGAVWYAMQLGVSVETIVRRTETLYAEMTGASS, translated from the coding sequence ATGTTTATTCTGACCATTTCCGCCACCGAGCTGAGCCGCGTTCCCGGTCTTTCCGCGGCCGGCGCCAACGTCGACGTCCTGCCTTACACGGCTCCGGCCGACGCCGATCTTCTCTGCTGGGGAAGGCCGAGGGTCATCGACGCCGTTCCCGTCGATCCCATGGGGCACCCGACGCCGGCCATCATCACCCGGGCCGCTCAGCTGGAGGCCTCTTTTCCTGCCGTCACGCTCCGGGCCGGGAGCTTCCTCCCTCCGGCGGCGCCCCACGTCGAGATGGGAACCGATCCCGGCGAGGATCCTCGCCTCACCTGCGCCGTTCCGAAGGGACGGGAGATTTTCGAGCGGGCTCGCGATTTCGCCGGCCAGATCGCCCGAGGGCTTCCCCGCGTCGTTTTGGCCGAATCGATCCCCGGCGGCACGACGACGGCCTATCTTCTTCTGAGAGCGCTGGGTTACAACGGCATGGTCTCCTCGGCCGGCCCCGACAACCCCGTCCCCGTGAAGGAGCAGGTCTGGCGCGACGTGCAGGCCCGACTGGAACGGGAGGGCCGTCCCGCGGAGGCCCTCGATCTGGCCTGCCAGGTCGGCGATCCCATGCAGCTCACCGTGGCGGGCCTCGTCGCCGGCCTTCCCGTCGAGACGGAAATCACCCTGGCGGGCGGCACCCAGATGTTGGCCGTGGCGGCCCTTATCCGTCACATTCCCGTTCCCCGAGCCGTCCGCGTCGCGACGACGATCTACGTCGCCCGCGACAGGAGCGCCCACTTCAGTGAGCTGGCCAGCCAGATCGGCGTCCATACCTGGACGGCGCCTCTGGATTTCTCCGCCTCACCCTGGCCGGGCCTGGCCGACTACGAGAAGGGGTACGTCAAGGAGGGCGTCGGCGCCGGAGGGGCCGTCTGGTACGCCATGCAGCTCGGCGTCTCCGTCGAGACCATCGTCCGGCGGACGGAGACCCTTTACGCCGAGATGACGGGAGCCTCCTCCTAA
- a CDS encoding AAA family ATPase → MLKELRVRNLTVFSEAELHFSPGLNVIVGENGTGKTHLLKAAYSLLAVSAEGGRKYKETPPTKTTLQTALAEKLTGVFRPEALGRLARRRRGRTRCDLALQFEDGACDIACSFTTNSKTEVSVDKAPLRWEQSEPIYFPTRELLSIYPDFVSVYERHYLEFEETWRDTCLLLGAPLRKGPKEKSISDILAPIEKSMGGSIVLESNGRFYLKKPEGNMEIHLVAEGHRKLAMIARLIASGILLQKNYLFWDEPESNLNPKLTKAIARTILNLCQLNIQIFIATHDLFLLRELDLLFKEANRSNSCYFGLHDDGEKVLVLQGESIDDIGDIASLDETLDQSNRYLDFSSGD, encoded by the coding sequence ATGCTGAAAGAGCTGCGGGTCAGAAACCTGACGGTTTTCTCCGAGGCCGAGTTGCACTTCAGCCCCGGTCTCAACGTTATCGTCGGAGAGAACGGAACGGGCAAGACTCACCTCCTCAAGGCGGCCTACTCCCTTCTGGCCGTCTCCGCCGAAGGAGGCCGCAAGTATAAGGAGACGCCTCCGACCAAGACGACGCTACAGACGGCCCTCGCCGAGAAGCTGACCGGCGTCTTCCGACCGGAAGCCCTGGGGAGGCTGGCACGGCGGCGACGGGGAAGAACGCGTTGCGACCTGGCGCTTCAGTTCGAAGATGGCGCTTGCGATATCGCCTGCAGCTTCACGACGAACAGCAAGACGGAAGTTTCTGTCGACAAAGCGCCGCTGCGGTGGGAACAATCGGAACCGATCTATTTCCCCACGCGGGAACTGCTTTCCATCTATCCCGATTTTGTCTCCGTTTACGAGAGGCACTATCTCGAATTTGAGGAAACATGGCGCGATACATGCCTGCTGTTAGGGGCACCTTTGCGCAAGGGACCCAAAGAAAAATCGATATCGGATATTTTGGCTCCCATCGAAAAAAGCATGGGCGGAAGCATCGTCCTGGAATCAAACGGACGTTTCTATCTGAAAAAGCCAGAAGGCAATATGGAAATACACCTTGTCGCGGAAGGACATCGCAAATTGGCGATGATTGCCAGACTAATAGCTTCCGGGATTCTTCTTCAGAAAAATTATCTTTTTTGGGACGAACCAGAATCAAATCTCAACCCAAAACTCACAAAGGCCATAGCTAGAACAATACTCAATTTATGTCAGTTAAATATACAAATATTCATCGCCACTCACGATCTTTTTCTACTGAGAGAGCTTGATTTGCTTTTCAAGGAAGCAAATAGATCAAATTCCTGTTATTTCGGTTTGCATGACGATGGGGAGAAGGTTTTGGTGCTTCAAGGTGAATCTATCGACGATATCGGCGATATTGCATCTCTTGACGAGACCTTGGATCAATCCAACCGTTACCTTGATTTCAGTTCGGGAGATTGA
- a CDS encoding ArsB/NhaD family transporter: MKAAIVLGLFMATLGLIASGRVARCVAALAGAALLMGMGFISFETAIGYVDFNTLGLLMGMMIIVGVLSRTGVFQYVAVKTMKLTRGNGIVTLFAIAGVTAFLSAFLDNVTTVLLISPIVVSVADIMDTDPVPLLMAEALASNIGGTATLIGDPPNIIIGSYAGFSFVDFLVYLAPVAIVVLFAAVLFLAFHFRDELVITPDQFARIRGIDEKKTIKDGKLLLKAGLAMGAVLTGFILHHVLHLEAAVVALLGASLLLLVTPGDGDHIIHNDVEWPTLIFFLALFIVVGALKEAGIISIIAKGLAAAVAGHPFLAALAILWFSGLSCAFINNVAFTATFVYVVDEMAQALSTSAEPLFWALALGACLGGNGSFLGSAANVVVADISRRAGHVISFGGFMKIGMKTTVLSLSIASLYLFLRFGL; the protein is encoded by the coding sequence ATGAAAGCCGCTATCGTGCTCGGACTCTTTATGGCCACACTAGGCCTGATCGCTTCGGGACGCGTCGCCCGCTGCGTCGCCGCTCTGGCCGGAGCGGCCCTTCTGATGGGGATGGGTTTCATCTCCTTCGAGACGGCCATCGGCTATGTTGATTTCAATACGCTCGGCCTGCTCATGGGAATGATGATCATCGTCGGCGTCCTTTCTCGGACGGGCGTCTTTCAGTACGTCGCCGTAAAAACGATGAAGCTGACCCGAGGCAACGGTATTGTAACGCTTTTCGCCATAGCCGGGGTGACGGCCTTTCTGTCGGCCTTTCTCGACAACGTGACGACGGTCCTTCTCATCAGTCCCATCGTCGTCTCCGTCGCCGACATCATGGACACCGACCCCGTCCCCCTGCTCATGGCCGAGGCCCTGGCCTCCAACATCGGCGGCACGGCGACCCTCATCGGCGATCCGCCCAACATTATAATCGGTTCCTACGCCGGATTCTCCTTCGTCGATTTCCTCGTCTATCTGGCTCCGGTGGCCATTGTCGTCCTCTTTGCGGCCGTTCTCTTCCTGGCCTTTCACTTCAGAGACGAGTTGGTCATAACGCCTGATCAGTTCGCCCGCATCCGGGGCATCGACGAAAAAAAGACCATCAAGGACGGCAAACTGCTTCTCAAGGCCGGTCTGGCCATGGGGGCCGTCCTGACCGGTTTCATTCTGCACCATGTCCTCCACCTCGAGGCGGCCGTCGTCGCCCTCCTCGGCGCGTCGCTCCTTCTTCTTGTCACGCCCGGCGACGGAGACCACATCATCCACAACGACGTCGAATGGCCCACCCTCATCTTCTTCCTGGCCCTCTTCATCGTCGTCGGAGCCCTCAAAGAGGCGGGCATCATCTCCATCATTGCCAAGGGACTGGCCGCCGCCGTCGCGGGACATCCCTTCCTTGCGGCCCTGGCCATCCTCTGGTTCTCGGGGCTGTCCTGCGCCTTCATCAACAACGTCGCCTTCACGGCCACCTTCGTCTATGTCGTCGACGAAATGGCTCAGGCCCTCTCCACCTCGGCCGAACCGCTCTTCTGGGCTCTGGCCCTGGGCGCCTGCCTGGGAGGGAACGGCAGCTTCCTCGGATCGGCGGCCAACGTCGTCGTCGCCGACATCTCCCGTCGGGCGGGCCATGTCATCAGCTTCGGGGGTTTCATGAAAATCGGCATGAAGACAACCGTCCTTTCCCTCTCCATCGCCAGCCTCTACCTCTTCCTCCGCTTCGGCCTCTGA
- a CDS encoding TAXI family TRAP transporter solute-binding subunit, translating to MVVLKKSLILTLAAVLTLLSLSPVMAAKEGWPDQLRFMAGPPGGNWFALGGAMADAWSKTVLQTTSSTGGGVSNVVNADRAKGDLGFSVTALVGAAAKGEDPFKEKAENAVVFANLYRQYTYFIMRKDYAAKNGIATVGDIVAKKLPIRLANLKPGTASEFTVRAIFEKGYGVTWKDIKDWGGTLEFSSYSDGANLLADNHIDCFAFTVGRVASIVMNIESQTDIVILPVDQAARDALADALGTVTFNIEPGFYSSVTESVPTVGDYTCVVIRKDLPDDLVYDLAKALWEAKPTLVSAVKDIEELNAEEAIPTRAPAHPGAVRFWKELAGQ from the coding sequence ATGGTCGTTTTGAAAAAGTCCCTGATCCTCACGCTGGCCGCAGTTCTGACGCTTCTTTCCCTCAGCCCCGTCATGGCGGCCAAAGAAGGCTGGCCCGATCAGCTCCGCTTCATGGCCGGACCTCCGGGCGGCAACTGGTTCGCCCTCGGCGGCGCCATGGCCGACGCCTGGAGCAAGACCGTTCTCCAGACGACGAGCAGCACCGGCGGCGGCGTCTCCAACGTCGTCAACGCCGACAGGGCCAAGGGCGACCTGGGCTTCTCCGTGACGGCCCTCGTCGGGGCGGCCGCAAAAGGCGAGGATCCCTTCAAGGAGAAGGCCGAAAACGCCGTCGTCTTCGCCAACCTCTACCGCCAGTACACCTACTTCATCATGCGCAAGGACTACGCCGCGAAGAACGGCATCGCCACCGTGGGCGACATCGTCGCCAAGAAGCTTCCCATCCGCCTGGCCAACCTCAAGCCGGGCACGGCCTCGGAATTCACGGTCCGGGCCATCTTCGAAAAGGGCTACGGCGTGACCTGGAAGGACATCAAGGACTGGGGCGGCACCCTCGAGTTCTCCTCCTACTCCGACGGCGCCAACCTGCTGGCCGACAACCACATCGACTGCTTCGCCTTCACCGTGGGCCGCGTCGCCTCCATCGTCATGAACATCGAGAGCCAGACGGACATCGTCATCCTTCCCGTCGATCAGGCCGCCCGCGACGCCCTGGCCGACGCGCTGGGCACGGTCACCTTCAACATCGAACCCGGCTTCTACTCCAGCGTCACCGAGTCCGTTCCCACCGTCGGCGACTACACCTGCGTCGTCATCCGCAAGGATCTTCCCGACGACCTGGTCTACGACCTCGCCAAGGCCCTCTGGGAGGCCAAGCCGACTCTCGTTTCCGCCGTCAAGGACATCGAGGAGCTGAACGCCGAAGAGGCCATCCCCACCCGCGCTCCCGCCCATCCCGGAGCCGTCAGGTTCTGGAAGGAACTCGCCGGCCAATAG
- a CDS encoding REP-associated tyrosine transposase produces the protein MPQHITFRLADSLPLALREEWREEVALLKGGKRDIERRRKIEAALDSGIGACWLRRPEIARVVEEALLHFDEERYHLHGWVVMPNHVHVVVTPRPDRSLSSVIHSWKSFSANSINRLLHQKGRLWAEEYFDRAIRNEKHFRRTLAYVAGNPVKAGLCRNEEDWPFSHAGKGEQWRWGRPVE, from the coding sequence ATGCCGCAGCACATCACGTTCCGCCTCGCCGATAGTCTGCCTCTTGCTCTTCGGGAGGAGTGGAGAGAGGAGGTCGCTCTGCTTAAAGGGGGCAAGCGTGACATAGAGAGACGAAGGAAGATCGAGGCAGCCCTCGACAGCGGGATCGGTGCCTGCTGGCTACGTCGACCGGAGATCGCTCGTGTCGTCGAAGAGGCCCTCCTCCATTTCGATGAAGAAAGGTATCATCTCCACGGGTGGGTTGTTATGCCGAATCATGTCCACGTCGTCGTAACACCTCGGCCAGATCGGTCTCTCTCCTCCGTCATCCATTCCTGGAAATCTTTTTCTGCCAACAGCATCAACCGGCTGCTCCATCAAAAGGGAAGGCTCTGGGCTGAGGAATATTTCGACAGAGCGATCCGCAATGAGAAACATTTCCGACGGACCCTCGCCTATGTCGCCGGGAATCCCGTCAAGGCCGGGCTCTGCCGTAACGAAGAGGACTGGCCTTTCAGCCATGCGGGAAAAGGGGAACAATGGAGATGGGGACGGCCTGTCGAGTAA
- a CDS encoding chromate transporter, which translates to MIGTVFWAFLRTGLLGFGGGAAIAPAMHREAVERHGWVSDEAFGDILALSNTLPGPSAPQMAAVIGYQAAGLAGALAAVAALVIPMAAAAVIVISWIFAAVGESASRLLLLKKATVGIFPLVAAMVTRLVSSFFRKGGRELGTTRMIALSALAFLLIDDGRYGPVTMPFSINNAYVILVMIYLSMTNAAPWRPVAKRLAFLPAILFLVMHADPASEWGLSAPWPFKAGVALLLLGLAVAALAATPSCEGRAGTGLSLKATARDLGRLWAVVLPAGAAIVLLSPLLRQGPFLGLMGGMVFTGLMTFGGGPVFIPLAIDLLAGPRSQVFLYSQERLMQYFAIINSLPSPIVTKTAAISGFDMVCDLAGRGIADNGVLAVAGNLSQGTVTFWAVLGGAMMVVAMVLPGITNSLLAYASFDRLKRSPAMQALSLYILPVLIAIFLSVLINFLRTSAATIGAFPGRSALWGLGQTSFLFGLFWWLQGYKKKIPDVAVIAAAMIWGLTVL; encoded by the coding sequence ATGATCGGAACGGTTTTCTGGGCTTTTCTGCGAACGGGATTGCTGGGGTTCGGCGGCGGCGCGGCCATCGCCCCCGCCATGCACCGCGAGGCCGTGGAGCGCCACGGCTGGGTGAGCGACGAGGCTTTCGGCGACATTCTGGCCCTGTCCAATACGCTTCCCGGCCCGTCGGCGCCGCAGATGGCGGCCGTCATCGGCTACCAGGCGGCGGGACTGGCCGGGGCGCTGGCGGCCGTAGCGGCCCTTGTGATTCCCATGGCGGCGGCGGCGGTGATCGTCATCAGCTGGATTTTCGCCGCCGTCGGCGAGAGCGCCTCGCGGCTGCTCCTGCTCAAAAAGGCGACGGTGGGCATTTTCCCCCTCGTCGCCGCCATGGTGACCCGTCTGGTGAGTTCTTTTTTCAGGAAGGGAGGAAGGGAGCTGGGGACGACGCGGATGATCGCCCTGTCGGCCCTGGCCTTTCTGCTCATCGACGACGGCCGTTACGGCCCCGTGACGATGCCTTTTTCCATCAACAACGCCTACGTGATTCTCGTCATGATCTATCTGTCCATGACGAACGCCGCCCCCTGGAGGCCGGTGGCGAAGCGGCTGGCCTTTCTTCCGGCGATTCTCTTCCTCGTGATGCACGCCGATCCGGCCTCCGAATGGGGACTGTCGGCGCCGTGGCCTTTCAAGGCGGGGGTGGCCCTCCTTCTGCTGGGGCTGGCGGTGGCGGCCCTGGCGGCCACGCCCTCCTGCGAAGGCCGTGCCGGGACGGGGCTTTCCCTGAAGGCGACGGCCCGGGATCTGGGCCGTCTCTGGGCCGTCGTCCTCCCCGCGGGAGCCGCGATCGTTCTTCTTTCGCCGCTCCTTCGCCAGGGCCCCTTTCTGGGGCTCATGGGAGGCATGGTCTTCACGGGGCTGATGACCTTCGGCGGCGGACCCGTTTTCATCCCCCTGGCCATCGATCTTCTGGCCGGTCCCCGCTCCCAGGTCTTTCTCTACAGCCAGGAACGGCTCATGCAGTATTTCGCCATCATCAATTCCCTCCCCTCCCCCATCGTGACCAAGACGGCGGCCATCTCGGGCTTCGACATGGTCTGCGATCTGGCGGGAAGGGGCATCGCCGACAACGGCGTCCTCGCCGTGGCGGGGAATCTTTCGCAGGGCACCGTGACCTTCTGGGCCGTCCTGGGAGGAGCGATGATGGTCGTGGCCATGGTCCTTCCGGGAATCACCAATTCGCTTCTGGCCTACGCTTCCTTCGATCGCCTGAAGAGATCTCCGGCCATGCAGGCCCTGTCGCTTTACATCCTTCCCGTGCTGATCGCCATTTTCCTCTCCGTGCTGATCAATTTTCTCCGCACCAGCGCCGCCACCATCGGCGCCTTCCCCGGCCGATCCGCCCTCTGGGGACTGGGGCAGACGTCGTTCCTCTTCGGCCTCTTCTGGTGGCTCCAGGGGTACAAGAAGAAAATCCCCGACGTGGCCGTCATCGCCGCAGCCATGATCTGGGGGCTGACGGTCCTTTAG